The DNA region GAGTATTAAGCCATTTAGGTGCAATATACATCAGTCCAATATGTGGACCAAAAAACTTATAAGCTGAACAAACCAGAAAATCACAACCTAGATCTTGTACATCAATTAAATAATGTGGGGCATAGTGTACGGCATCTACGTATACCATCGCCCCAACCGATTTTGCTAACGCAACAACACGCTTAATATCAACAATTGTTCCGGTTGTATTAGAAGCCATCGTCACTGCAATTAACTTGGTTTTTTTATTAATTTTATTAGCAAGTTGTTCATAATCAATATCACATTCCGGAGAGCGAACATTAATTTGATGAATTAATACTCCTTTATCTTGTGCCGCTTGCTGCCAACTCGATACATTGGCGTAATGATCAAGTTTCGTCACAATAACCTCATCATCTGGTTGCCAATCTCTAGCAATCGTACGGCTCATTTGGAAAGTTAAACTGGTCATGTTCGCGCCAAAAACGATATTGTCGGGTTGTTCAGCATGAATAAAATTCGATATATGAGAACGAGCCAAGGCCATGAGATCCGTCGTAACTTTGCTAGAATAAAACGCACCACCAAGATTAGAATTATACTGACTCAAATAAGCATGCATCGCAGATAACACGGTATCAGGGACCTGCGATCCACCAGGGCCATCAAAAAAAATAACGGGGTTCCCCTCCCAATCATGATTTAATGCAGGAAAAGCCTTTCGAATGAGACTAATAGGGAAAACTGAATTAAACATTGCGTCCTTCCTTAGCCGTCAAAACAATAATATCTAAATAGCCCTCTTTATCTTGTTCAATCGATCTAATTGGTTGAGCATTATGCCAAAAATGATGATCATCAAGAATAGCAACGTCACCATCGTCCAAGACTTTACGAAAGAACGGGGCTTCATGATTATCTTTATACAACATAATCTCCCCCCCCACGATATTATTACGGGCAATTCCAATCAAAGCGATATAGTCAAATCCATCTTGGTGAACCCCTTCTGGCGCAACGGGAGTTTCATCCAATAAACTTACGACTCGCATTTGGTGGATTTCTATTTCTTGACCATTAGGTAACTGGTTGGATTGAGCAAAAATTTGGCACATAGTCAGCAATCCAACACTGCCTAATACTTCGTTTTCTATCCCTTCAAATTGTCTAACAACATCACCTTGGAAATGATTAATATCACTGGATTGCATAAATTCATGCTTATCACTTGGCTGAACTTTTCCGTTCAGTAAATTCACCACCGAATAGCGTCTTAAACGATACTGGCCATCGGCATGATTAGTTCGTGGAAGAAATCCAAAGCTAGGTAATATTGATTTCAACAACTCTGTCTCTATACGAAAAAGCTGTAAATCATGCTCTATTCGATCTAAGGCTAAACGTTCCATGATATTCTCCCTTAATGTTAATGACACATTAAGATTAGAAGATCCTGCCATTGATTCAAATTACAAAGGTATATATTTGATAAAATGCCAATAATAAAGACTATTAAACTTAAATTTAACCAGCAAACCAGTTCAAACAACTGCTAAAGTAATTAAATGAAAGTTATAAGCAAAGTTTTTCACTAAACACTATTTTATACTCGTATTTTAATTGATGATAAACGCTAAAAAATCATGAAATGACATCTATTACTTTCTTTAATCCTTCATTTTCCCTACAATCCGAACACGACTTTTTCACCTTTCATCGTATTCAAATATGGAGCTTCCATGAGCAACGTTAAGCACTGTAATTTACTTATTCTTGGTTCTGGTCCTGCTGGCTATACCGCAGCGGTTTATGCTGCTCGTGCAAATCTAAAACCAGTATTAGTAACCGGCATGCAACAAGGAGGTCAATTAACCACAACGACCGAAGTTGAAAATTGGCCGGGCGATGCTGAAGGTTTAACGGGTCCTGCGCTTATGGACCGCATGAAAGAACATGCAGAACGCTTTGAAACCGAAATGATTTTTGACCATATAAATGAAGTAGATTTTAGCCAACGCCCTTTTCTCTTAAAAGGTGATTCAACCGAATTCACTTGTAACGCTCTGATTATTTCAACAGGTGCTTCTGCTAAATATTTGGGCCTTGAATCAGAGGAGGCCTTTAAAGGTCGAGGCGTATCAGCTTGTGCAACTTGTGATGGTTTCTTTTATCGTAACCAAAAAGTGGCTGTAGTGGGCGGCGGTAATACAGCGGTTGAAGAGGCATTATACTTATCCAATATCGCATCAGAAGTTCATTTAATTCACCGCCGAGATACATTTCGCGCCGAAAAAATATTAATCAATCGCCTTATGGATAAAGTCGCGAACGGTAATATCGTTCTGCATACTGATCGCACTTTAGAAGAAGTCGTAGGAGATGAAATGGGCGTAACGGGCGTTCGTATCAAAGACACGCAATCAAATAATATTGAACAAATTGATGTTATGGGTACTTTTATTGCTATCGGCCACCAGCCAAATACCTATATATTTCAAGACCAACTTGAAATGAAAGATGGCTACATTATCGTCAAATCAGGTCTTGAAGGTAATGCCACACAAACCAGCATTGAGGGTATTTTTGCCGCGGGAGATGTTATGGATCACAATTACCGTCAGGCGATCACATCAGCCGGTACAGGCTGCATGGCAGCATTAGATGCTGAACGTTACTTAGATGGCTTAAACAACTAATTCGTTATAACTTAAGAGGGTTTTGTGGCCCTCTTAAATTTTAGCAAATCCAGTTTAACATTCAGCGCTATTCGACAGCTTGTTAACGTCACTAAGTGTAAATCTCAACATCATCCTGTCCATTTTCACATCCAGCTGGGAAGAAGTCTTACATGGATAAACAACACCGACGCCATTTAAACAAATGGCTAAAAGAACAAGGTAAACTTGCCAAATTCTGGTTATTTTCCACCATTGGTTTAGGCGTACTTTCTACGCTATTTCTACTTGGACAAGCCGGTTTTCTCGCCTCTATTCTTCACAACATTATTATTGAACAAGTCGATAAGCATGAGCTTATTCCTTCATTTGTGGGATTAGCATTAATGATTGTAGGGCGCTCTTTATGTAATTGGGGACGAGAAATCACCGGTTATCGCTGTGGTGAATATGTCCGCATTTACATCCGCCAACAAATTTTAGATAAATTACGCGATTTAGGCCCAGCTTAT from Vibrio casei includes:
- a CDS encoding cysteine desulfurase-like protein, translating into MFNSVFPISLIRKAFPALNHDWEGNPVIFFDGPGGSQVPDTVLSAMHAYLSQYNSNLGGAFYSSKVTTDLMALARSHISNFIHAEQPDNIVFGANMTSLTFQMSRTIARDWQPDDEVIVTKLDHYANVSSWQQAAQDKGVLIHQINVRSPECDIDYEQLANKINKKTKLIAVTMASNTTGTIVDIKRVVALAKSVGAMVYVDAVHYAPHYLIDVQDLGCDFLVCSAYKFFGPHIGLMYIAPKWLNTLTPYKVEPATNVGPGRFETGTQSFEALAGLIACIEHLGALGSEHQPLRQRLEQSFQQYQDYEHQLSEYFLAQLQRFPQVKLYGHSSSQVARTPTFALKVEGKDSLDIAQKLATCNVCIWSGHFYAKGLIEQLQCEHLGGLLRVGLMHYNTPEEIDAFFDYFRQCLE
- a CDS encoding 2OG-Fe dioxygenase family protein, with the protein product MERLALDRIEHDLQLFRIETELLKSILPSFGFLPRTNHADGQYRLRRYSVVNLLNGKVQPSDKHEFMQSSDINHFQGDVVRQFEGIENEVLGSVGLLTMCQIFAQSNQLPNGQEIEIHQMRVVSLLDETPVAPEGVHQDGFDYIALIGIARNNIVGGEIMLYKDNHEAPFFRKVLDDGDVAILDDHHFWHNAQPIRSIEQDKEGYLDIIVLTAKEGRNV
- the trxB gene encoding thioredoxin-disulfide reductase, whose protein sequence is MSNVKHCNLLILGSGPAGYTAAVYAARANLKPVLVTGMQQGGQLTTTTEVENWPGDAEGLTGPALMDRMKEHAERFETEMIFDHINEVDFSQRPFLLKGDSTEFTCNALIISTGASAKYLGLESEEAFKGRGVSACATCDGFFYRNQKVAVVGGGNTAVEEALYLSNIASEVHLIHRRDTFRAEKILINRLMDKVANGNIVLHTDRTLEEVVGDEMGVTGVRIKDTQSNNIEQIDVMGTFIAIGHQPNTYIFQDQLEMKDGYIIVKSGLEGNATQTSIEGIFAAGDVMDHNYRQAITSAGTGCMAALDAERYLDGLNN